One window of the Lysobacter sp. S4-A87 genome contains the following:
- the msrA gene encoding peptide-methionine (S)-S-oxide reductase MsrA, protein MTTGTETAILAGGCFWGMQDLLRRYPGIVSTRVGYTGGDVANATYRNHGTHAEAIELVYDPSVISYRRILELFFQVHDPTTKNRQGNDVGLSYRSAIFYLDDSQKRVAENTIADVDASGLWPGKVATEVAPAGPFWEAEPEHQDYLERYPEGYTCHFIRPDWTLPERG, encoded by the coding sequence ATGACCACTGGAACCGAGACTGCCATCCTTGCCGGCGGCTGCTTCTGGGGAATGCAGGACCTGCTGCGTCGCTACCCCGGTATCGTCTCGACGCGCGTCGGGTACACGGGAGGCGATGTCGCCAATGCCACCTATCGCAACCACGGCACGCACGCTGAAGCGATCGAGCTGGTGTACGACCCGTCCGTGATCAGCTATCGCAGGATCCTGGAGCTGTTCTTCCAGGTCCACGATCCGACCACGAAGAACCGCCAGGGCAACGATGTCGGCTTGAGCTATCGCTCGGCCATCTTCTACCTGGACGATTCGCAGAAGCGCGTGGCCGAGAACACCATTGCCGACGTCGATGCATCGGGCCTGTGGCCCGGCAAGGTCGCCACCGAAGTCGCGCCCGCCGGTCCCTTCTGGGAGGCCGAGCCGGAGCACCAGGACTACCTCGAGCGCTACCCCGAAGGCTACACGTGCCACTTCATCCGGCCTGACTGGACGCTTCCGGAACGCGGGTGA
- a CDS encoding serine hydrolase domain-containing protein, with protein MRLTAVSCLIGMILALPATLGLVQPAWAQEGQDIKPAVPVPGAPAAALPQAPAVATDVPVPGVAALNRADVEAWLDGFMPYALKRGDIAGSVVVVVKDGQVLLQKGYGYADVASRKPVDPDKTLFRPGSVSKLLTWTAVMRLVESGKLDLDQDINKYLDFQVPARDGKPVTLRQAMTHTTGMEETARALIANDEKGLIPLEAYLKHWVPTRIYDPGTTPSYSNYATALAGYVVQRVSGMPFDDYIDQHIFKPLDMQHSSFRQPLPKNLQPLMASGYSRASEGKAKSYEIVNPAPAGSLAATGADMAKFMIAHLNNGAYGDTRILSEATARQMHDTTLTILPPLNRMALGFYEANINGHRSVAHAGDTQWFHSDLHLFPDDGVGLYISVNSGGKEGAAHVVRTELFQEFAERYLPGPNAEGKVDEATAKQHAAQIAGRYDNSRRSEDGFVAMAYLLGQTTVVANEDGTITVPDLLGANGAPRKWREVAPYVWRDVDGPDRIAAKLVDGKVVRFSTDPISPFMVFDRTPWHRSGGVFLPILAIGLGALLLTVLAWPISALVRRHYKVPYQLNGADATWHKRIRITSLAVLVALGAAVGLAIGMLSSLDMLSPSNDKWVHTLRLLNLVVLPLGALVGLANAWHVLRSDRRWPAKLWSVVLALSMLGLLWFGISQNILGYSANY; from the coding sequence ATGCGTCTGACTGCAGTCTCGTGCCTGATCGGAATGATCCTGGCCCTGCCGGCAACTCTGGGCTTGGTGCAGCCGGCTTGGGCCCAGGAAGGACAGGACATCAAGCCGGCGGTGCCGGTACCGGGTGCGCCGGCGGCGGCCCTGCCGCAAGCGCCGGCCGTGGCGACCGACGTGCCGGTTCCCGGCGTGGCCGCGCTCAACCGCGCCGACGTCGAAGCCTGGCTCGACGGCTTCATGCCCTACGCGCTCAAGCGCGGCGACATCGCCGGCTCGGTGGTGGTGGTGGTGAAGGACGGCCAGGTGCTGCTGCAGAAGGGCTACGGCTATGCCGATGTCGCCTCGCGCAAGCCGGTCGATCCGGACAAGACCCTGTTCCGCCCCGGCTCTGTGTCCAAGCTGCTGACCTGGACCGCGGTGATGCGGCTGGTGGAGAGCGGCAAGCTCGACCTCGACCAGGACATCAACAAGTACCTGGACTTCCAGGTCCCCGCCCGCGACGGCAAGCCGGTCACGCTGCGCCAGGCCATGACCCACACCACGGGCATGGAAGAAACCGCGCGCGCGCTGATCGCCAACGACGAGAAGGGCCTGATTCCGCTCGAGGCCTACCTCAAGCACTGGGTGCCCACGCGCATCTATGACCCGGGCACCACCCCGTCTTACTCCAACTACGCCACCGCGCTGGCTGGCTACGTGGTCCAGCGCGTGTCGGGCATGCCGTTCGACGACTACATCGACCAGCACATCTTCAAGCCGCTGGACATGCAGCATTCGAGCTTCCGCCAGCCGCTGCCGAAGAACCTGCAGCCGCTGATGGCCAGTGGCTACTCGCGCGCGTCGGAGGGCAAGGCCAAGTCGTACGAGATCGTCAACCCGGCGCCGGCCGGCAGCCTGGCTGCCACCGGTGCGGACATGGCGAAGTTCATGATCGCCCACCTCAACAACGGTGCCTACGGCGACACCCGCATCCTGTCGGAAGCGACCGCGCGGCAGATGCACGACACCACGCTGACGATCCTGCCGCCGCTCAACCGCATGGCGCTGGGTTTCTACGAGGCCAACATCAACGGCCACCGTTCGGTCGCGCACGCCGGCGACACGCAGTGGTTCCACAGCGACCTGCACCTGTTCCCGGATGACGGCGTCGGCCTGTACATCTCGGTCAACTCCGGCGGCAAGGAAGGCGCGGCGCACGTGGTCCGCACCGAACTGTTCCAGGAGTTCGCCGAGCGTTACCTGCCCGGCCCGAATGCCGAAGGCAAGGTCGACGAAGCCACTGCCAAGCAGCACGCCGCGCAGATCGCCGGTCGTTACGACAACAGCCGCCGCTCCGAGGATGGCTTCGTCGCGATGGCCTACCTGCTCGGTCAGACGACCGTCGTGGCCAACGAGGACGGCACCATCACCGTGCCCGACCTGCTCGGCGCCAACGGCGCACCGCGCAAGTGGCGCGAAGTCGCACCGTATGTCTGGCGCGACGTCGACGGTCCGGACCGTATCGCCGCCAAGCTGGTCGACGGCAAGGTCGTGCGCTTCAGCACCGATCCGATCTCACCTTTCATGGTCTTCGACCGCACGCCCTGGCACCGCTCGGGCGGCGTGTTCCTGCCGATCCTGGCCATTGGCCTGGGCGCGCTGCTGCTGACCGTGCTGGCCTGGCCGATCTCGGCCCTGGTGCGCCGCCATTACAAGGTGCCGTACCAGCTCAACGGTGCCGACGCCACCTGGCACAAGCGCATCCGCATCACCTCGCTGGCCGTGCTGGTCGCGCTGGGCGCCGCAGTGGGCCTGGCGATCGGAATGCTGAGCAGCCTGGACATGCTCTCGCCGAGCAACGACAAGTGGGTGCACACGCTGCGCCTGCTGAACCTGGTGGTGCTGCCGCTGGGCGCGCTGGTCGGACTGGCCAATGCGTGGCACGTGCTACGCAGCGACCGCCGCTGGCCAGCCAAGCTGTGGAGCGTCGTGCTGGCACTGTCGATGCTGGGACTGCTGTGGTTCGGCATCTCCCAGAACATCCTCGGCTACAGCGCCAACTACTGA
- a CDS encoding acetylserotonin O-methyltransferase: protein MNDLSPARIIEIGMGFWPAKTLLSAVDLDLFSRLGAAGAMTGAELQASLGLSPRANPDFFDTLLALGFLERDGDGPQALYRNTAETALFLDRGSEGYIGGFLSMANDRLYPFWGDLSEALRSGQPQNEIKRTGASMFEELYRDPARLEQFMGAMAGISAGNFKAFADAFDFSRYTTLCDVGGATGQLSMAVARRHPHMRCISADLPVVTPIAEREIARAGMSEQVRAQSVDFLTQPLPSADIITMGMILHDWNLEGKRHLVRAAYESLRKGGAFVVIENLIDDDRRENAFGLMMSLNMLIEFGDAFDFTARDFDGWCREAGFTRTEVLPLGGPASAAIAYK from the coding sequence ATGAACGACTTGTCCCCTGCCCGGATCATCGAGATCGGCATGGGCTTCTGGCCCGCCAAGACCCTGTTGTCGGCCGTGGACCTGGACCTGTTCTCACGGCTCGGGGCCGCCGGTGCGATGACCGGCGCCGAGCTGCAGGCCTCGCTCGGGCTGAGTCCGCGCGCCAATCCCGACTTCTTCGACACATTGCTGGCGCTGGGCTTCCTGGAGCGCGACGGTGACGGCCCGCAGGCGCTCTATCGCAACACGGCGGAGACGGCTCTGTTCCTGGACCGCGGCAGCGAGGGCTACATCGGCGGCTTCCTGTCGATGGCCAACGATCGCCTGTATCCGTTCTGGGGCGACCTGAGCGAAGCATTGCGCAGCGGCCAGCCGCAGAACGAGATCAAGCGGACCGGCGCCTCGATGTTCGAGGAGCTGTATCGCGACCCGGCGCGGCTGGAGCAGTTCATGGGCGCGATGGCCGGCATCTCGGCTGGCAACTTCAAGGCCTTCGCCGACGCGTTCGACTTCTCCCGCTACACGACGCTGTGCGATGTCGGTGGCGCCACCGGGCAGCTGTCGATGGCGGTGGCCAGGCGCCACCCGCACATGCGCTGCATCAGCGCCGACCTGCCGGTGGTGACGCCCATCGCCGAACGCGAGATCGCCAGGGCCGGGATGTCGGAGCAGGTCCGCGCGCAGTCGGTGGACTTCCTCACCCAGCCGCTGCCCAGCGCGGACATCATCACCATGGGCATGATCCTCCACGACTGGAACCTGGAAGGTAAGCGCCACCTGGTCCGCGCCGCCTATGAGTCGCTGCGCAAGGGCGGCGCGTTCGTCGTCATCGAGAACCTCATCGACGACGACCGCCGCGAGAACGCCTTCGGCCTGATGATGTCGCTGAACATGCTGATCGAGTTCGGCGACGCGTTCGACTTCACCGCGCGCGATTTCGACGGCTGGTGCAGGGAGGCGGGATTCACGCGTACCGAAGTGCTGCCGCTGGGCGGCCCGGCCAGCGCCGCCATCGCCTACAAGTAG
- a CDS encoding dipeptide epimerase produces MTTAVSVDVRNELLRLAKPFRISGHVFRDSPVTVVTLRHGPHQGRGEGAGVYYLRDEPADMLATLESHREVIEAGLGRDELRALLPPGGARNALDCALWELESSRASVPVWKLAGLESARPLLTTYTLGADEPQVMGAGAVAYSHARAIKMKLTGEVDIDIERVRAVRAARPDVWLGVDANQGYVADTLQRLVPVLVDEGVSLLEQPCARGNEACLDGLDCSVAIAADESVQGLDEIEPLLGRFDVVNIKLDKCGGLTEGLLMAERARALGLQVMVGNMIGTSWAMGAGFVLGQHCDIVDLDGALFLAQDRSPGVIYANGQVDCPGDVWGGC; encoded by the coding sequence GTGACTACTGCCGTCAGTGTCGACGTCCGCAATGAACTGCTGCGCCTGGCCAAGCCGTTCCGCATCTCCGGCCACGTGTTCCGCGATTCGCCGGTGACGGTGGTGACCCTGCGCCATGGCCCTCACCAGGGCCGTGGCGAAGGGGCGGGGGTCTATTACCTGCGCGATGAGCCCGCCGACATGCTGGCGACGCTGGAATCGCACCGCGAGGTGATCGAGGCCGGGCTCGGCCGCGACGAGCTGCGCGCGCTGCTGCCGCCCGGCGGCGCCCGCAACGCGCTCGATTGCGCGCTGTGGGAGCTGGAATCCAGCCGCGCCAGCGTGCCGGTGTGGAAGCTGGCCGGGCTGGAATCCGCGCGACCGTTGCTCACCACCTACACGCTGGGTGCGGACGAGCCGCAGGTGATGGGCGCCGGTGCGGTCGCCTACTCGCATGCCCGCGCCATCAAGATGAAGTTGACCGGCGAAGTCGACATCGACATCGAACGCGTCCGTGCCGTGCGTGCCGCACGTCCGGACGTCTGGCTCGGCGTCGATGCCAACCAGGGCTATGTCGCCGACACGCTGCAACGTCTGGTGCCGGTGCTCGTCGACGAAGGCGTCTCGCTGCTCGAGCAGCCGTGCGCGCGCGGCAACGAGGCCTGCCTCGATGGCCTGGATTGCTCCGTGGCCATCGCCGCCGATGAAAGCGTGCAGGGCCTGGACGAGATCGAACCGCTGCTGGGCCGCTTCGACGTGGTCAACATCAAGCTCGACAAATGCGGTGGCCTGACCGAAGGCCTGCTGATGGCCGAACGTGCACGCGCGCTGGGCCTGCAGGTGATGGTCGGCAACATGATCGGCACCAGCTGGGCGATGGGCGCCGGTTTCGTGCTCGGCCAGCACTGCGACATCGTCGACCTCGACGGTGCGCTGTTCCTGGCGCAGGACCGCAGCCCGGGGGTGATCTACGCCAACGGCCAGGTCGACTGCCCCGGCGACGTCTGGGGCGGTTGCTGA
- a CDS encoding DUF2167 domain-containing protein: MRKHLFSVLGAIALTLAHGLMPAMAQDSGGDSGGDSDISSLPWQVGPAKGVIADKAVIDVPKGYAFLGAEGTRKLNEMMHNPSGEGDEYTLAPKDLSWFSFFSFDDVGYVKDDEKLEPDDILASIKEGTEESNVERRQRGWETMHIEGWSFKPQYDKNLQLLEWAILAEVQPSRNKVVNYNTRLLGRHGVMEVVLVANPEGLDAAIADFKGLVPGYSFNAGEKYAEFRAGDHVAEYGLAALITGGAAAVASKKGFFAAIALFLAKAWKLVLLAVAGGWAAFRKFLGKKDGASE, from the coding sequence ATGCGGAAGCATTTGTTTTCCGTGCTGGGGGCGATCGCGCTCACGCTGGCACACGGGCTCATGCCTGCAATGGCGCAGGACTCGGGCGGGGACTCGGGCGGTGACTCGGATATTTCCAGCCTGCCGTGGCAGGTCGGCCCGGCCAAGGGCGTGATCGCCGACAAGGCCGTGATCGACGTGCCCAAGGGCTATGCCTTCCTCGGTGCGGAAGGCACGCGCAAGCTCAATGAAATGATGCACAACCCGTCCGGCGAAGGCGACGAGTACACGCTGGCGCCCAAGGACCTGAGCTGGTTCTCGTTCTTCAGCTTCGACGACGTCGGCTACGTGAAGGACGACGAGAAGCTCGAGCCCGACGACATCCTCGCTTCGATCAAGGAAGGCACCGAGGAGTCCAACGTCGAGCGTCGCCAGCGCGGCTGGGAAACGATGCACATCGAGGGCTGGAGCTTCAAGCCGCAGTACGACAAGAACCTGCAGCTGCTGGAATGGGCGATCCTTGCCGAAGTGCAGCCGTCGCGGAACAAGGTGGTCAACTACAACACGCGCCTGCTCGGTCGCCACGGCGTGATGGAAGTGGTCCTGGTCGCCAATCCGGAAGGGCTCGACGCCGCCATTGCCGACTTCAAGGGCCTCGTGCCCGGTTACTCGTTCAATGCCGGCGAGAAGTACGCCGAGTTCCGGGCGGGCGACCACGTGGCCGAGTACGGCCTGGCCGCGCTGATCACCGGCGGTGCAGCGGCGGTGGCGTCGAAGAAGGGCTTCTTCGCCGCGATCGCGCTGTTCCTGGCCAAGGCCTGGAAGCTGGTGCTGCTGGCGGTGGCCGGTGGCTGGGCGGCATTTCGCAAGTTCCTCGGCAAGAAAGACGGCGCTTCCGAATGA
- a CDS encoding peptide MFS transporter produces the protein MRSSRDLFGQPRGLTVLFLTQMWEIFSYYGMRSLLVYYMTKQLLLGQQQASLVYGIYTATVYFTPIIGGVVSDRWLGRRRAVIIGASIMAFGHFLMASESLFYFALAAIALGNGLFLPSLPSQIDGLYAKDDPRRGSAYNVYYVGINVGGLLAPLVCGTLGELYGWHYGFGAAGIGMVAGLLIYVLGARHLPEEGLHPRRIDTPAQPTVALQRHELWQRVRVLVAIALTVMLFRGAYEQVGNTIALWADTGINRVLGGFTIPMTWFQSLNPLLVIVLTPLFVAHWTRQARHGREPAPARKMAMGAVGVACAYLLLAAVSASTSAGQASWIWLALFFLVLTSGELFILPIGLGLFARLAPAGHGATTIAAWFSATFGGSLLAGLLGTYWSVLGPTSFFVLMGAVGIAAGVLLWLLDRPTRRVEAVAQLPAAAVGPATP, from the coding sequence GTGCGCAGCAGCCGGGACCTGTTCGGCCAGCCGCGAGGCCTCACGGTGCTGTTCCTCACGCAGATGTGGGAGATCTTCTCCTACTACGGCATGCGCTCGCTGCTGGTCTATTACATGACCAAGCAGCTGCTGCTGGGCCAGCAGCAGGCGTCGCTGGTATATGGCATCTATACCGCGACCGTCTACTTCACGCCGATCATCGGCGGTGTCGTCTCCGATCGCTGGCTCGGCCGTCGCCGGGCCGTGATCATCGGCGCCTCGATCATGGCGTTCGGCCATTTCCTGATGGCCTCCGAGAGCCTGTTCTACTTCGCGCTGGCCGCGATCGCACTCGGCAACGGTTTGTTCCTGCCGAGCCTGCCCAGCCAGATCGACGGTCTGTACGCCAAGGACGACCCGCGCCGTGGCTCGGCCTACAACGTGTACTACGTCGGGATCAATGTCGGTGGCCTGCTGGCGCCGCTGGTGTGCGGCACGCTGGGCGAACTCTACGGCTGGCACTACGGTTTCGGCGCGGCCGGCATCGGCATGGTCGCCGGCCTGCTGATCTATGTGCTCGGCGCGCGCCACCTGCCCGAAGAAGGGCTGCACCCGCGTCGCATCGACACGCCAGCGCAGCCGACCGTTGCGCTGCAGCGCCATGAACTGTGGCAGCGCGTGCGCGTGCTGGTCGCGATCGCGCTGACGGTGATGCTGTTCCGCGGTGCCTACGAGCAGGTCGGCAACACGATCGCGCTGTGGGCCGACACCGGCATCAACCGCGTCCTCGGTGGCTTCACGATCCCGATGACGTGGTTCCAGTCGCTCAATCCGCTGCTCGTGATCGTGCTCACGCCGTTGTTCGTGGCGCACTGGACGCGGCAGGCGCGACACGGTCGCGAGCCCGCACCGGCGCGCAAGATGGCGATGGGCGCGGTGGGCGTGGCCTGCGCCTACCTGCTGCTCGCCGCCGTCAGCGCGAGCACGTCGGCGGGGCAGGCCAGCTGGATCTGGCTGGCGCTGTTCTTCCTGGTGCTGACCTCGGGCGAGCTGTTCATCCTGCCGATCGGCCTGGGCCTGTTCGCGCGACTGGCGCCGGCCGGGCATGGCGCCACCACCATCGCCGCGTGGTTCTCCGCGACCTTCGGCGGCAGCCTGCTTGCAGGCTTGCTGGGCACCTACTGGAGCGTGCTCGGGCCTACCTCCTTCTTCGTACTCATGGGCGCGGTCGGCATTGCCGCCGGCGTCCTGCTGTGGCTGCTCGACCGTCCCACCCGCCGGGTGGAAGCGGTCGCGCAGCTGCCCGCCGCGGCCGTGGGCCCGGCAACTCCTTAG
- a CDS encoding MarR family transcriptional regulator: MKTRQTERGSDLKLSEFLCFAVYSANLAFGKAYRPILDALGLTYTQYVTLVALWEEDDQTVSGLGEKLFLESNTLTPILKKLEAMGYVERARDPADERHVRIRVTKTGHRLRDRAVVDLGDACGLTAKEFTRLQKEIVALRNSLIQATDRAD; this comes from the coding sequence ATGAAGACCCGACAGACTGAACGCGGATCGGACCTGAAGCTGTCCGAGTTCCTGTGCTTTGCCGTCTACTCCGCCAACCTGGCGTTCGGAAAGGCCTACCGGCCGATCCTGGACGCGCTTGGCCTCACCTACACCCAGTACGTCACGCTCGTGGCGCTATGGGAGGAGGACGACCAGACCGTCAGCGGGCTGGGCGAGAAGCTCTTCCTGGAGTCCAACACCCTGACCCCGATCCTCAAGAAGCTCGAGGCGATGGGCTATGTCGAGCGTGCGCGAGACCCGGCCGACGAGCGCCATGTCCGGATCCGGGTGACGAAGACCGGACACCGCCTGCGCGACCGGGCCGTGGTCGACCTCGGCGACGCATGCGGCCTGACCGCCAAGGAGTTCACGCGGCTGCAGAAGGAGATCGTCGCGCTGCGCAACAGCCTGATCCAGGCCACCGATCGAGCCGACTGA
- a CDS encoding TonB-dependent receptor: protein MRTLRRSPLAMVITGTLAMAVTGSAFAQDAAAAGGRSATELDKVVVTANKRSENIREVPSSISVITEESIENSHATQLSDFQSTVPGLYISTNGSPGKTQVSLRGVSPLSSSATVGTYLDETPLGSSGIYQAANFFALDLLPYDIGRIEVLRGPQGTLYGASAMGGLVKYVSVAPDLANTEFRVGGGLSSVEDSGDLGWNARFGANLPLVDDRLGLRVSYAQNELPGYIDNVVNGEEDINSGKQTSARVALRWQGEAATLDLTAMRQTVDSDNNGVVALDPESQQPLFGDLTNNVIVDEPFFKDVDYYSATVNWNLGWADFVSATGYSESRSNQRQDTTVLYGGVADMLLGLPEPGSSYFDIGLDLDKFTQEFRLVSKESGPFEWMAGVFYTKEDAFQKQTAKLNQLDGSPLPAPFDAIAGTLAVLQIPSTYEETAFFANGAYNFTDAFKIGAGVRWSRNEQDFSQDVTEGILVPLGSTPNSSSEDVFTWSLSPQLQLSDEAMLYARVATGYQPGGPNVLVEGLPSQVDASTLTNYELGLKSLWLDNRLQFDLTGFHIAWEDIQVASVVNGISGLVNAGKASSTGIELAAVFHASSNFDLGLNGSYTDSKLDESFPVISVESPPYLVEITSGAKGDALPYVPEWSWNATADYYLPLSNGWTAHFGGALRYVGARRNGTTNRQDILDPSTTPPTLLMSDVTLPLELDSYTAVDLNAYVSNENWTFRAYVKNVSDERAYQSINDVTSELTDVTEKLVAAPIQPRTFGIEVDYRF from the coding sequence ATGCGAACGCTGCGCCGCAGCCCGCTGGCGATGGTCATCACCGGCACGCTGGCCATGGCCGTGACCGGATCGGCCTTCGCCCAGGACGCCGCCGCCGCCGGCGGCCGCAGCGCGACCGAGCTCGACAAGGTCGTGGTCACGGCCAACAAGCGCTCGGAGAACATCCGCGAAGTGCCGTCCTCGATCAGCGTGATCACCGAGGAGAGCATCGAGAACTCGCACGCCACCCAGCTCAGCGACTTCCAGTCCACCGTGCCGGGCCTGTACATCAGCACCAACGGCTCGCCGGGCAAGACCCAGGTCTCGCTGCGCGGCGTGTCGCCGCTCTCCTCCAGCGCAACCGTCGGCACCTATCTGGACGAAACCCCGCTGGGTTCCAGTGGCATCTACCAGGCCGCCAACTTCTTTGCGCTCGACCTGCTGCCGTACGACATCGGCCGGATCGAGGTGCTGCGCGGACCGCAGGGCACGCTGTACGGCGCAAGCGCCATGGGTGGCCTGGTCAAGTACGTGTCGGTGGCGCCGGACCTGGCCAACACGGAATTCCGTGTCGGTGGCGGACTGTCGAGCGTCGAGGACTCCGGTGACCTGGGCTGGAACGCCCGGTTCGGTGCGAACCTGCCACTGGTCGACGATCGCCTCGGACTGCGCGTGAGCTACGCGCAGAACGAACTTCCCGGCTACATCGACAACGTCGTCAATGGCGAGGAAGACATCAACTCCGGCAAGCAGACCAGCGCGCGGGTCGCGCTGCGCTGGCAGGGCGAGGCCGCCACGCTCGACCTGACGGCGATGCGCCAGACCGTCGACAGCGACAACAACGGCGTGGTCGCGCTGGACCCGGAGAGCCAGCAGCCGCTGTTCGGCGATCTCACCAACAACGTCATTGTCGATGAACCGTTCTTCAAGGACGTCGATTACTACTCGGCCACGGTGAACTGGAACCTGGGCTGGGCCGACTTCGTTTCGGCCACCGGCTATTCCGAGTCGCGCAGCAACCAGCGCCAGGACACCACCGTGCTGTATGGCGGCGTCGCCGACATGCTGCTTGGCCTGCCGGAACCGGGCAGCTCGTACTTCGACATCGGCCTGGACCTGGACAAGTTCACCCAGGAGTTCCGACTGGTCTCGAAGGAGAGCGGTCCGTTCGAGTGGATGGCCGGCGTGTTCTACACCAAGGAAGACGCTTTCCAGAAGCAGACGGCGAAGCTTAACCAGCTTGACGGATCGCCGCTGCCGGCGCCGTTCGACGCCATCGCAGGCACGCTGGCGGTCCTGCAGATCCCCAGCACGTATGAAGAAACCGCGTTCTTCGCCAACGGCGCCTACAACTTCACCGATGCATTCAAGATCGGCGCCGGCGTGCGCTGGTCGCGCAACGAGCAGGATTTCTCGCAGGACGTCACTGAAGGCATCCTCGTGCCGCTGGGCAGCACGCCCAACAGTTCGTCCGAAGACGTCTTCACCTGGAGCCTGAGCCCGCAGCTGCAGCTCAGCGATGAGGCGATGCTCTACGCGCGCGTCGCCACCGGCTACCAGCCGGGTGGTCCGAACGTGCTGGTCGAGGGCCTGCCGTCGCAGGTCGATGCCTCCACGCTGACCAACTACGAGCTCGGCCTGAAGTCGCTGTGGCTCGACAATCGCCTGCAGTTCGACCTGACCGGCTTCCATATCGCGTGGGAAGACATCCAGGTCGCATCGGTGGTGAACGGCATCTCCGGCCTGGTCAACGCCGGCAAGGCCAGCAGCACCGGTATCGAACTGGCGGCGGTGTTCCATGCCAGCAGCAACTTCGACCTCGGCCTCAACGGCTCCTACACCGACTCCAAACTCGACGAGAGCTTCCCGGTGATCTCGGTGGAGTCGCCGCCGTACCTGGTGGAGATCACGAGCGGTGCCAAGGGCGACGCACTGCCGTACGTGCCCGAGTGGTCCTGGAACGCCACGGCCGACTACTACCTGCCGCTTTCCAATGGCTGGACCGCGCACTTCGGCGGCGCCCTGCGCTACGTCGGCGCGCGTCGCAACGGCACCACCAACCGCCAGGACATCCTCGATCCCAGCACCACGCCGCCGACGCTGCTGATGAGCGACGTCACCCTGCCGCTGGAGCTGGACAGCTACACGGCAGTCGACCTCAATGCCTACGTCAGCAACGAGAACTGGACGTTCCGCGCGTATGTGAAGAATGTCAGCGACGAACGCGCTTACCAGTCCATCAACGACGTCACCAGCGAGCTGACCGACGTCACCGAGAAGCTCGTCGCCGCGCCCATCCAGCCGCGGACCTTCGGCATCGAGGTCGACTACAGGTTCTGA
- a CDS encoding XRE family transcriptional regulator: MTSQHPTIGSLLRSLRARNGWTLKEMSLKCGIPLSTLSKIEHDRLTLTYDKLLQLSQRLNIRMSELFAETDEASEPAVTARRSIGRLDDSIRVNTPNYDYYYLCPELRRKRMIPVVTRVRAKSISEFGDLVRHSGEEYIYVLEGRAEVHTEFYDPIVLEAGESVYIDSNMGHAYVAAEGCEEVVLLGVCSSSDEQLMQSLMTLHGDETAAR, from the coding sequence ATGACTTCGCAACACCCCACCATTGGCAGCCTGCTGCGCTCGCTGCGCGCCCGTAACGGCTGGACGCTCAAGGAAATGAGCCTGAAGTGCGGCATCCCGCTGTCGACGCTGTCGAAGATCGAGCACGACCGGCTGACGCTGACCTACGACAAGCTGCTGCAGCTGAGCCAGCGCCTGAACATCCGCATGTCCGAGCTGTTCGCCGAGACCGACGAGGCCTCCGAGCCGGCGGTGACCGCGCGCCGCAGTATTGGTCGCCTCGACGACTCCATCCGCGTCAACACGCCCAACTACGACTACTACTACCTTTGCCCGGAACTGCGCCGCAAACGCATGATTCCGGTGGTCACGCGCGTGCGCGCCAAGAGCATCAGCGAGTTCGGCGACCTGGTCCGGCATTCGGGCGAGGAGTACATCTACGTGCTCGAAGGGCGCGCCGAAGTGCACACCGAGTTCTACGACCCGATCGTGCTGGAGGCCGGTGAATCGGTGTACATCGACTCCAACATGGGCCATGCCTATGTCGCCGCGGAAGGTTGCGAGGAAGTGGTCCTGCTCGGCGTGTGCTCCAGCAGCGACGAGCAGCTGATGCAGTCGCTGATGACCTTGCACGGCGACGAAACCGCAGCGCGGTGA